The following are encoded in a window of Dromaius novaehollandiae isolate bDroNov1 chromosome 11, bDroNov1.hap1, whole genome shotgun sequence genomic DNA:
- the DRP2 gene encoding dystrophin-related protein 2 isoform X1 yields the protein MSSRGVLSGMLQTRRSTAALPTRCLRASQDGAGPSCLTPQAPSSAAGPQAPLEMNLCWNEIKKKSHSLRARLEAFSDHSGKLQVPLQEIIDWLGQKDEELSAQLPLRGDVLLVQQEKETHAAFMEEVKSRGPYIYSVLESAQAFLSQHPFEELEEPASESKDVSPRHRIQNISRFVWKQANVASELWEKLTARCVDQHRHIERTLEQLLEIKGAMEELSSTLDQAESVRETWEPIGDLFIDSLLEHIQSTKLFKEELSPMKDGVKVVNDLAHQLAISDVHLSMENSRTLEQINTRWKQLQASINERLKQLQDAHRDFGPGSQHFLSSSVQVPWERAISPNKVPYYINHQAQTTCWDHPKMTELYQTLADLNNIKFSAYRTAMKLRRLQKALRLDMVTLATALEIFNEHDLQPSDRAMDVVEVIHCLTALYERLEEERGILVNVPLCVDMSLNWLLNVFDSGRSGKMRALSFKTGIACLCGTEVKEKFQYLFSQVANPGGLCDQRHLGVLLHEAIQVPRQLGEVAAFGGSNVEPSIRSCFRFSNGKPAIEASQFLEWANLEPQSMVWLAVLHRVTMAEQVKHQTKCSVCRQCPIKGFRYRSLKQFNVDICQTCFLTGRASKGNKLHYPIMEYYTTTTSSENMRDFATTLKNKFRSKQYFSKHPQRGYLPVQSVLEADFSETPASSPMLPHADTHSRIEHFASRLAEMESQNCSFFNDSLSPDDSLDEDQYLLRHSSPITDREPGSSQQAPGGLNTEDKGELERILAHLEDENRILQGELRRLKWQHDEAVESPTLAAGSPESAQDPRNDELLAEARILRQHKSRLETRMQILEDHNKQLESQLHRLRELLLQPPTESDGNGSAASSLASSPHQSEGSQVKEQEHNTPDTEAADEVEAKTQDVSVCLEDIMEKLRSAFPNSRAPAAQSYVVTTPLGPACSLGAERMGGSHLQEDQSC from the exons GGCTCGGCTGGAGGCCTTTTCCGACCACAGTGGGAAGCTGCAGGTGCCTCTTCAGGAGATCATAGATTGGCTTGGGCAGAAGGATGAGGAGCTCTCGGCACAGCTACCGCTCCGGGGAGATGTCCTCCTGGTGCAGCAGGAAAAAGAGACGCACGCG GCTTTCATGGAAGAAGTGAAGTCTCGGGGGCCATACATCTACTCTGTCCTGGAGTCAGCACaagctttcctttcccagcatCCATTTGAGGAATTAGAAGAACCAGCTTCAGAAAGCAAAG ATGTCTCTCCCCGGCACCGGATCCAGAACATCAGCCGCTTTGTGTGGAAGCAGGCGAATGTGGCCAGTGAGCTATGGGAGAAGCTCACAGCCCGGTGTGTGGACCAGCACCGTCACATTGAACGGACGCTGGAACAGCTGCTGGAGATTAAAGGGGCCATGGAGGAGCTCAGCTCAACGCTGGACCAGGCTGAAAGTGTGCGTGAAACCTGGGAACCCATTGGGGACCTCTTCATTGACTCCCTACTGGAACACATCCAGTCAACCAAG CTGTTCAAAGAGGAGCTCTCTCCCATGAAGGATGGGGTGAAAGTGGTCAATGACCTTGCGCACCAGCTCGCCATCTCAGATGTCCACCTGTCCATGGAAAACTCCCGCACCCTGGAGCAGATCAACACGCGGTGGAAACAGCTGCAG GCCTCCATAAATGAACGCCTGAAGCAGCTCCAAGATGCCCACCGGGACTTTGGACCAGGCTCCCAGCACTTCCTCTCCT CCTCTGTTCAAGTCCCTTGGGAGCGAGCCATTTCCCCCAACAAAGTGCCATACTACATCAA CCACCAGGCCCAGACAACATGCTGGGACCACCCGAAGATGACAGAGTTATACCAAACGCTGG CGGATTTGAACAACATCAAGTTCTCGGCATATCGGACAGCCATGAAACTGCGACGGCTGCAGAAAGCCCTGCGAT TGGACATGGTGACCCTGGCCACAGCCCTGGAAATCTTCAATGAGCATGACCTGCAACCCAGCGACCGGGCGATGGATGTGGTGGAAGTCATCCACTGCCTGACTGCTCTCTATGAGAGGCTGGAGGAGGAGCGGGGCATCCTGGTCAACGTGCCTCTCTGCGTGGACATGAGTCTTAACTGGCTGCTGAACGTCTTTGACAG TGGCCGCAGTGGGAAGATGAGGGCCCTCTCCTTCAAGACTGGCATTGCATGTCTGTGCGGGACGGAGGTCAAGGAGAAGTTTCAGT ATCTCTTCAGCCAAGTGGCAAACCCTGGGGGACTGTGTGACCAGCGGCACCTCGGCGTCCTGCTCCATGAGGCCATCCAGGTGCCACGCCAGCTGGGGGAGGTGGCGGCGTTTGGGGGCAGCAACGTGGAGCCCAGCATCCGCAGCTGCTTCCGCTTC agcaacGGGAAGCCTGCCATCGAGGCATCCCAGTTCCTGGAGTGGGCCAACCTGGAGCCGCAGTCCATGGtgtggctggctgtgctgcacCGGGTGACCATGGCGGAGCAGGTGAAGCACCAGACCAAGTGCTCTGTCTGCCGGCAGTGCCCCATCAAGGGCTTCAG GTATCGGAGCCTGAAGCAGTTCAACGTGGATATCTGCCAAACCTGCTTCCTCACAGGGCGAGCCAGCAAGGGCAACAAGCTGCACTACCCCATCATGGAGTACTACACCACA aCCACATCCAGTGAGAACATGAGGGACTTTGCCACAACACTGAAGAACAAGTTTCGATCCAAGCAGTACTTCAGCAAGCACCCACAGAGAGGGTACCTGCCCGTCCAGTCTGTGCTTGAGGCCGACTTCTCTGAGAC ACCAGCCTCATCCCCGATGCTACCACACGCCGACACCCACTCCCGGATTGAGCACTTTGCGAGCAG GCTTGCAGAGATGGAAAGCCAGAACTGTTCCTTCTTTAATGACAGCCTGTCCCCTGACGATAGCCT GGATGAGGACCAGTACCTGCTGCGCCATTCCAGCCCCATCACCGACagagagcctgggagcagccagcaggcCCCGGGTGGCCTCAACACGGAAGACAAAGGGGAGCTGGAGCGAATCCTGGCCCACTTAGAGGATGAAAACAG GATTCTCCAGGGAGAGCTGAGACGTTTGAAATGGCAGCATGatgaggctgtggagtctccaacctTGGCTGCGGGCTCCCCTGAATCGGCACAAGACCCACGTAACGATGAGCTCCTCGCGGAAGCGCGAATTCTTCGGCAGCACAAGAGCCGTCTGGAGACCCGCATGCAAATTCTGGAGGACCACAACAAGCAGCTGGAGTCCCAGCTGCACCGGctgagagagctgctgctgcag CCTCCAACAGAATCAGATGGCAATGGTTCGGCAGCTTCTTCCTTGGCTTCATCCCCCCACCAGTCCGAGGGCAGCCAGGTGAAGGAGCAGGAGCACAACACCCCTGACACTGAAGCTGCAG ATGAGGTGGAGGCCAAAACACAGGATGTCAGCGTGTGCCTGGAGGACATCATGGAGAAGCTGCGGAGCGCCTTCCCCAACTCTCGAG cacctgcagcccAGAGCTACGTTGTCACCACGCCGCTGGGACCGGCATGCAGCCTGGGTGCGGAGAGGATGGGGGGTTCCCACCTGCAAGAAGATCAGAGCTGCTGA
- the DRP2 gene encoding dystrophin-related protein 2 isoform X3, producing MQPLVMQEWPYVLPRCPEWHVADQAQHSSTAHPLSQVRASQDGAGPSCLTPQAPSSAAGPQAPLEMNLCWNEIKKKSHSLRARLEAFSDHSGKLQVPLQEIIDWLGQKDEELSAQLPLRGDVLLVQQEKETHAAFMEEVKSRGPYIYSVLESAQAFLSQHPFEELEEPASESKDVSPRHRIQNISRFVWKQANVASELWEKLTARCVDQHRHIERTLEQLLEIKGAMEELSSTLDQAESVRETWEPIGDLFIDSLLEHIQSTKLFKEELSPMKDGVKVVNDLAHQLAISDVHLSMENSRTLEQINTRWKQLQASINERLKQLQDAHRDFGPGSQHFLSSSVQVPWERAISPNKVPYYINHQAQTTCWDHPKMTELYQTLADLNNIKFSAYRTAMKLRRLQKALRLDMVTLATALEIFNEHDLQPSDRAMDVVEVIHCLTALYERLEEERGILVNVPLCVDMSLNWLLNVFDSGRSGKMRALSFKTGIACLCGTEVKEKFQYLFSQVANPGGLCDQRHLGVLLHEAIQVPRQLGEVAAFGGSNVEPSIRSCFRFSNGKPAIEASQFLEWANLEPQSMVWLAVLHRVTMAEQVKHQTKCSVCRQCPIKGFRYRSLKQFNVDICQTCFLTGRASKGNKLHYPIMEYYTTTTSSENMRDFATTLKNKFRSKQYFSKHPQRGYLPVQSVLEADFSETPASSPMLPHADTHSRIEHFASRLAEMESQNCSFFNDSLSPDDSLDEDQYLLRHSSPITDREPGSSQQAPGGLNTEDKGELERILAHLEDENRILQGELRRLKWQHDEAVESPTLAAGSPESAQDPRNDELLAEARILRQHKSRLETRMQILEDHNKQLESQLHRLRELLLQPPTESDGNGSAASSLASSPHQSEGSQVKEQEHNTPDTEAADEVEAKTQDVSVCLEDIMEKLRSAFPNSRGKMKAPVTWQN from the exons GGCTCGGCTGGAGGCCTTTTCCGACCACAGTGGGAAGCTGCAGGTGCCTCTTCAGGAGATCATAGATTGGCTTGGGCAGAAGGATGAGGAGCTCTCGGCACAGCTACCGCTCCGGGGAGATGTCCTCCTGGTGCAGCAGGAAAAAGAGACGCACGCG GCTTTCATGGAAGAAGTGAAGTCTCGGGGGCCATACATCTACTCTGTCCTGGAGTCAGCACaagctttcctttcccagcatCCATTTGAGGAATTAGAAGAACCAGCTTCAGAAAGCAAAG ATGTCTCTCCCCGGCACCGGATCCAGAACATCAGCCGCTTTGTGTGGAAGCAGGCGAATGTGGCCAGTGAGCTATGGGAGAAGCTCACAGCCCGGTGTGTGGACCAGCACCGTCACATTGAACGGACGCTGGAACAGCTGCTGGAGATTAAAGGGGCCATGGAGGAGCTCAGCTCAACGCTGGACCAGGCTGAAAGTGTGCGTGAAACCTGGGAACCCATTGGGGACCTCTTCATTGACTCCCTACTGGAACACATCCAGTCAACCAAG CTGTTCAAAGAGGAGCTCTCTCCCATGAAGGATGGGGTGAAAGTGGTCAATGACCTTGCGCACCAGCTCGCCATCTCAGATGTCCACCTGTCCATGGAAAACTCCCGCACCCTGGAGCAGATCAACACGCGGTGGAAACAGCTGCAG GCCTCCATAAATGAACGCCTGAAGCAGCTCCAAGATGCCCACCGGGACTTTGGACCAGGCTCCCAGCACTTCCTCTCCT CCTCTGTTCAAGTCCCTTGGGAGCGAGCCATTTCCCCCAACAAAGTGCCATACTACATCAA CCACCAGGCCCAGACAACATGCTGGGACCACCCGAAGATGACAGAGTTATACCAAACGCTGG CGGATTTGAACAACATCAAGTTCTCGGCATATCGGACAGCCATGAAACTGCGACGGCTGCAGAAAGCCCTGCGAT TGGACATGGTGACCCTGGCCACAGCCCTGGAAATCTTCAATGAGCATGACCTGCAACCCAGCGACCGGGCGATGGATGTGGTGGAAGTCATCCACTGCCTGACTGCTCTCTATGAGAGGCTGGAGGAGGAGCGGGGCATCCTGGTCAACGTGCCTCTCTGCGTGGACATGAGTCTTAACTGGCTGCTGAACGTCTTTGACAG TGGCCGCAGTGGGAAGATGAGGGCCCTCTCCTTCAAGACTGGCATTGCATGTCTGTGCGGGACGGAGGTCAAGGAGAAGTTTCAGT ATCTCTTCAGCCAAGTGGCAAACCCTGGGGGACTGTGTGACCAGCGGCACCTCGGCGTCCTGCTCCATGAGGCCATCCAGGTGCCACGCCAGCTGGGGGAGGTGGCGGCGTTTGGGGGCAGCAACGTGGAGCCCAGCATCCGCAGCTGCTTCCGCTTC agcaacGGGAAGCCTGCCATCGAGGCATCCCAGTTCCTGGAGTGGGCCAACCTGGAGCCGCAGTCCATGGtgtggctggctgtgctgcacCGGGTGACCATGGCGGAGCAGGTGAAGCACCAGACCAAGTGCTCTGTCTGCCGGCAGTGCCCCATCAAGGGCTTCAG GTATCGGAGCCTGAAGCAGTTCAACGTGGATATCTGCCAAACCTGCTTCCTCACAGGGCGAGCCAGCAAGGGCAACAAGCTGCACTACCCCATCATGGAGTACTACACCACA aCCACATCCAGTGAGAACATGAGGGACTTTGCCACAACACTGAAGAACAAGTTTCGATCCAAGCAGTACTTCAGCAAGCACCCACAGAGAGGGTACCTGCCCGTCCAGTCTGTGCTTGAGGCCGACTTCTCTGAGAC ACCAGCCTCATCCCCGATGCTACCACACGCCGACACCCACTCCCGGATTGAGCACTTTGCGAGCAG GCTTGCAGAGATGGAAAGCCAGAACTGTTCCTTCTTTAATGACAGCCTGTCCCCTGACGATAGCCT GGATGAGGACCAGTACCTGCTGCGCCATTCCAGCCCCATCACCGACagagagcctgggagcagccagcaggcCCCGGGTGGCCTCAACACGGAAGACAAAGGGGAGCTGGAGCGAATCCTGGCCCACTTAGAGGATGAAAACAG GATTCTCCAGGGAGAGCTGAGACGTTTGAAATGGCAGCATGatgaggctgtggagtctccaacctTGGCTGCGGGCTCCCCTGAATCGGCACAAGACCCACGTAACGATGAGCTCCTCGCGGAAGCGCGAATTCTTCGGCAGCACAAGAGCCGTCTGGAGACCCGCATGCAAATTCTGGAGGACCACAACAAGCAGCTGGAGTCCCAGCTGCACCGGctgagagagctgctgctgcag CCTCCAACAGAATCAGATGGCAATGGTTCGGCAGCTTCTTCCTTGGCTTCATCCCCCCACCAGTCCGAGGGCAGCCAGGTGAAGGAGCAGGAGCACAACACCCCTGACACTGAAGCTGCAG ATGAGGTGGAGGCCAAAACACAGGATGTCAGCGTGTGCCTGGAGGACATCATGGAGAAGCTGCGGAGCGCCTTCCCCAACTCTCGAG GAAAGATGAAGGCACCGGTTACCTGGCAAAACTGA
- the DRP2 gene encoding dystrophin-related protein 2 isoform X4, translating into MQPLVMQEWPYVLPRCPEWHVADQAQHSSTAHPLSQVRASQDGAGPSCLTPQAPSSAAGPQAPLEMNLCWNEIKKKSHSLRARLEAFSDHSGKLQVPLQEIIDWLGQKDEELSAQLPLRGDVLLVQQEKETHAAFMEEVKSRGPYIYSVLESAQAFLSQHPFEELEEPASESKDVSPRHRIQNISRFVWKQANVASELWEKLTARCVDQHRHIERTLEQLLEIKGAMEELSSTLDQAESVRETWEPIGDLFIDSLLEHIQSTKLFKEELSPMKDGVKVVNDLAHQLAISDVHLSMENSRTLEQINTRWKQLQASINERLKQLQDAHRDFGPGSQHFLSSSVQVPWERAISPNKVPYYINHQAQTTCWDHPKMTELYQTLADLNNIKFSAYRTAMKLRRLQKALRLDMVTLATALEIFNEHDLQPSDRAMDVVEVIHCLTALYERLEEERGILVNVPLCVDMSLNWLLNVFDSGRSGKMRALSFKTGIACLCGTEVKEKFQYLFSQVANPGGLCDQRHLGVLLHEAIQVPRQLGEVAAFGGSNVEPSIRSCFRFSNGKPAIEASQFLEWANLEPQSMVWLAVLHRVTMAEQVKHQTKCSVCRQCPIKGFRYRSLKQFNVDICQTCFLTGRASKGNKLHYPIMEYYTTTTSSENMRDFATTLKNKFRSKQYFSKHPQRGYLPVQSVLEADFSETPASSPMLPHADTHSRIEHFASRLAEMESQNCSFFNDSLSPDDSLDEDQYLLRHSSPITDREPGSSQQAPGGLNTEDKGELERILAHLEDENRILQGELRRLKWQHDEAVESPTLAAGSPESAQDPRNDELLAEARILRQHKSRLETRMQILEDHNKQLESQLHRLRELLLQPPTESDGNGSAASSLASSPHQSEGSQVKEQEHNTPDTEAADEVEAKTQDVSVCLEDIMEKLRSAFPNSRGMTSLI; encoded by the exons GGCTCGGCTGGAGGCCTTTTCCGACCACAGTGGGAAGCTGCAGGTGCCTCTTCAGGAGATCATAGATTGGCTTGGGCAGAAGGATGAGGAGCTCTCGGCACAGCTACCGCTCCGGGGAGATGTCCTCCTGGTGCAGCAGGAAAAAGAGACGCACGCG GCTTTCATGGAAGAAGTGAAGTCTCGGGGGCCATACATCTACTCTGTCCTGGAGTCAGCACaagctttcctttcccagcatCCATTTGAGGAATTAGAAGAACCAGCTTCAGAAAGCAAAG ATGTCTCTCCCCGGCACCGGATCCAGAACATCAGCCGCTTTGTGTGGAAGCAGGCGAATGTGGCCAGTGAGCTATGGGAGAAGCTCACAGCCCGGTGTGTGGACCAGCACCGTCACATTGAACGGACGCTGGAACAGCTGCTGGAGATTAAAGGGGCCATGGAGGAGCTCAGCTCAACGCTGGACCAGGCTGAAAGTGTGCGTGAAACCTGGGAACCCATTGGGGACCTCTTCATTGACTCCCTACTGGAACACATCCAGTCAACCAAG CTGTTCAAAGAGGAGCTCTCTCCCATGAAGGATGGGGTGAAAGTGGTCAATGACCTTGCGCACCAGCTCGCCATCTCAGATGTCCACCTGTCCATGGAAAACTCCCGCACCCTGGAGCAGATCAACACGCGGTGGAAACAGCTGCAG GCCTCCATAAATGAACGCCTGAAGCAGCTCCAAGATGCCCACCGGGACTTTGGACCAGGCTCCCAGCACTTCCTCTCCT CCTCTGTTCAAGTCCCTTGGGAGCGAGCCATTTCCCCCAACAAAGTGCCATACTACATCAA CCACCAGGCCCAGACAACATGCTGGGACCACCCGAAGATGACAGAGTTATACCAAACGCTGG CGGATTTGAACAACATCAAGTTCTCGGCATATCGGACAGCCATGAAACTGCGACGGCTGCAGAAAGCCCTGCGAT TGGACATGGTGACCCTGGCCACAGCCCTGGAAATCTTCAATGAGCATGACCTGCAACCCAGCGACCGGGCGATGGATGTGGTGGAAGTCATCCACTGCCTGACTGCTCTCTATGAGAGGCTGGAGGAGGAGCGGGGCATCCTGGTCAACGTGCCTCTCTGCGTGGACATGAGTCTTAACTGGCTGCTGAACGTCTTTGACAG TGGCCGCAGTGGGAAGATGAGGGCCCTCTCCTTCAAGACTGGCATTGCATGTCTGTGCGGGACGGAGGTCAAGGAGAAGTTTCAGT ATCTCTTCAGCCAAGTGGCAAACCCTGGGGGACTGTGTGACCAGCGGCACCTCGGCGTCCTGCTCCATGAGGCCATCCAGGTGCCACGCCAGCTGGGGGAGGTGGCGGCGTTTGGGGGCAGCAACGTGGAGCCCAGCATCCGCAGCTGCTTCCGCTTC agcaacGGGAAGCCTGCCATCGAGGCATCCCAGTTCCTGGAGTGGGCCAACCTGGAGCCGCAGTCCATGGtgtggctggctgtgctgcacCGGGTGACCATGGCGGAGCAGGTGAAGCACCAGACCAAGTGCTCTGTCTGCCGGCAGTGCCCCATCAAGGGCTTCAG GTATCGGAGCCTGAAGCAGTTCAACGTGGATATCTGCCAAACCTGCTTCCTCACAGGGCGAGCCAGCAAGGGCAACAAGCTGCACTACCCCATCATGGAGTACTACACCACA aCCACATCCAGTGAGAACATGAGGGACTTTGCCACAACACTGAAGAACAAGTTTCGATCCAAGCAGTACTTCAGCAAGCACCCACAGAGAGGGTACCTGCCCGTCCAGTCTGTGCTTGAGGCCGACTTCTCTGAGAC ACCAGCCTCATCCCCGATGCTACCACACGCCGACACCCACTCCCGGATTGAGCACTTTGCGAGCAG GCTTGCAGAGATGGAAAGCCAGAACTGTTCCTTCTTTAATGACAGCCTGTCCCCTGACGATAGCCT GGATGAGGACCAGTACCTGCTGCGCCATTCCAGCCCCATCACCGACagagagcctgggagcagccagcaggcCCCGGGTGGCCTCAACACGGAAGACAAAGGGGAGCTGGAGCGAATCCTGGCCCACTTAGAGGATGAAAACAG GATTCTCCAGGGAGAGCTGAGACGTTTGAAATGGCAGCATGatgaggctgtggagtctccaacctTGGCTGCGGGCTCCCCTGAATCGGCACAAGACCCACGTAACGATGAGCTCCTCGCGGAAGCGCGAATTCTTCGGCAGCACAAGAGCCGTCTGGAGACCCGCATGCAAATTCTGGAGGACCACAACAAGCAGCTGGAGTCCCAGCTGCACCGGctgagagagctgctgctgcag CCTCCAACAGAATCAGATGGCAATGGTTCGGCAGCTTCTTCCTTGGCTTCATCCCCCCACCAGTCCGAGGGCAGCCAGGTGAAGGAGCAGGAGCACAACACCCCTGACACTGAAGCTGCAG ATGAGGTGGAGGCCAAAACACAGGATGTCAGCGTGTGCCTGGAGGACATCATGGAGAAGCTGCGGAGCGCCTTCCCCAACTCTCGAG GTATGACCTCCCTTATCTAA
- the DRP2 gene encoding dystrophin-related protein 2 isoform X2, producing MQPLVMQEWPYVLPRCPEWHVADQAQHSSTAHPLSQVRASQDGAGPSCLTPQAPSSAAGPQAPLEMNLCWNEIKKKSHSLRARLEAFSDHSGKLQVPLQEIIDWLGQKDEELSAQLPLRGDVLLVQQEKETHAAFMEEVKSRGPYIYSVLESAQAFLSQHPFEELEEPASESKDVSPRHRIQNISRFVWKQANVASELWEKLTARCVDQHRHIERTLEQLLEIKGAMEELSSTLDQAESVRETWEPIGDLFIDSLLEHIQSTKLFKEELSPMKDGVKVVNDLAHQLAISDVHLSMENSRTLEQINTRWKQLQASINERLKQLQDAHRDFGPGSQHFLSSSVQVPWERAISPNKVPYYINHQAQTTCWDHPKMTELYQTLADLNNIKFSAYRTAMKLRRLQKALRLDMVTLATALEIFNEHDLQPSDRAMDVVEVIHCLTALYERLEEERGILVNVPLCVDMSLNWLLNVFDSGRSGKMRALSFKTGIACLCGTEVKEKFQYLFSQVANPGGLCDQRHLGVLLHEAIQVPRQLGEVAAFGGSNVEPSIRSCFRFSNGKPAIEASQFLEWANLEPQSMVWLAVLHRVTMAEQVKHQTKCSVCRQCPIKGFRYRSLKQFNVDICQTCFLTGRASKGNKLHYPIMEYYTTTTSSENMRDFATTLKNKFRSKQYFSKHPQRGYLPVQSVLEADFSETPASSPMLPHADTHSRIEHFASRLAEMESQNCSFFNDSLSPDDSLDEDQYLLRHSSPITDREPGSSQQAPGGLNTEDKGELERILAHLEDENRILQGELRRLKWQHDEAVESPTLAAGSPESAQDPRNDELLAEARILRQHKSRLETRMQILEDHNKQLESQLHRLRELLLQPPTESDGNGSAASSLASSPHQSEGSQVKEQEHNTPDTEAADEVEAKTQDVSVCLEDIMEKLRSAFPNSRGTRVKSPSLASYCSLR from the exons GGCTCGGCTGGAGGCCTTTTCCGACCACAGTGGGAAGCTGCAGGTGCCTCTTCAGGAGATCATAGATTGGCTTGGGCAGAAGGATGAGGAGCTCTCGGCACAGCTACCGCTCCGGGGAGATGTCCTCCTGGTGCAGCAGGAAAAAGAGACGCACGCG GCTTTCATGGAAGAAGTGAAGTCTCGGGGGCCATACATCTACTCTGTCCTGGAGTCAGCACaagctttcctttcccagcatCCATTTGAGGAATTAGAAGAACCAGCTTCAGAAAGCAAAG ATGTCTCTCCCCGGCACCGGATCCAGAACATCAGCCGCTTTGTGTGGAAGCAGGCGAATGTGGCCAGTGAGCTATGGGAGAAGCTCACAGCCCGGTGTGTGGACCAGCACCGTCACATTGAACGGACGCTGGAACAGCTGCTGGAGATTAAAGGGGCCATGGAGGAGCTCAGCTCAACGCTGGACCAGGCTGAAAGTGTGCGTGAAACCTGGGAACCCATTGGGGACCTCTTCATTGACTCCCTACTGGAACACATCCAGTCAACCAAG CTGTTCAAAGAGGAGCTCTCTCCCATGAAGGATGGGGTGAAAGTGGTCAATGACCTTGCGCACCAGCTCGCCATCTCAGATGTCCACCTGTCCATGGAAAACTCCCGCACCCTGGAGCAGATCAACACGCGGTGGAAACAGCTGCAG GCCTCCATAAATGAACGCCTGAAGCAGCTCCAAGATGCCCACCGGGACTTTGGACCAGGCTCCCAGCACTTCCTCTCCT CCTCTGTTCAAGTCCCTTGGGAGCGAGCCATTTCCCCCAACAAAGTGCCATACTACATCAA CCACCAGGCCCAGACAACATGCTGGGACCACCCGAAGATGACAGAGTTATACCAAACGCTGG CGGATTTGAACAACATCAAGTTCTCGGCATATCGGACAGCCATGAAACTGCGACGGCTGCAGAAAGCCCTGCGAT TGGACATGGTGACCCTGGCCACAGCCCTGGAAATCTTCAATGAGCATGACCTGCAACCCAGCGACCGGGCGATGGATGTGGTGGAAGTCATCCACTGCCTGACTGCTCTCTATGAGAGGCTGGAGGAGGAGCGGGGCATCCTGGTCAACGTGCCTCTCTGCGTGGACATGAGTCTTAACTGGCTGCTGAACGTCTTTGACAG TGGCCGCAGTGGGAAGATGAGGGCCCTCTCCTTCAAGACTGGCATTGCATGTCTGTGCGGGACGGAGGTCAAGGAGAAGTTTCAGT ATCTCTTCAGCCAAGTGGCAAACCCTGGGGGACTGTGTGACCAGCGGCACCTCGGCGTCCTGCTCCATGAGGCCATCCAGGTGCCACGCCAGCTGGGGGAGGTGGCGGCGTTTGGGGGCAGCAACGTGGAGCCCAGCATCCGCAGCTGCTTCCGCTTC agcaacGGGAAGCCTGCCATCGAGGCATCCCAGTTCCTGGAGTGGGCCAACCTGGAGCCGCAGTCCATGGtgtggctggctgtgctgcacCGGGTGACCATGGCGGAGCAGGTGAAGCACCAGACCAAGTGCTCTGTCTGCCGGCAGTGCCCCATCAAGGGCTTCAG GTATCGGAGCCTGAAGCAGTTCAACGTGGATATCTGCCAAACCTGCTTCCTCACAGGGCGAGCCAGCAAGGGCAACAAGCTGCACTACCCCATCATGGAGTACTACACCACA aCCACATCCAGTGAGAACATGAGGGACTTTGCCACAACACTGAAGAACAAGTTTCGATCCAAGCAGTACTTCAGCAAGCACCCACAGAGAGGGTACCTGCCCGTCCAGTCTGTGCTTGAGGCCGACTTCTCTGAGAC ACCAGCCTCATCCCCGATGCTACCACACGCCGACACCCACTCCCGGATTGAGCACTTTGCGAGCAG GCTTGCAGAGATGGAAAGCCAGAACTGTTCCTTCTTTAATGACAGCCTGTCCCCTGACGATAGCCT GGATGAGGACCAGTACCTGCTGCGCCATTCCAGCCCCATCACCGACagagagcctgggagcagccagcaggcCCCGGGTGGCCTCAACACGGAAGACAAAGGGGAGCTGGAGCGAATCCTGGCCCACTTAGAGGATGAAAACAG GATTCTCCAGGGAGAGCTGAGACGTTTGAAATGGCAGCATGatgaggctgtggagtctccaacctTGGCTGCGGGCTCCCCTGAATCGGCACAAGACCCACGTAACGATGAGCTCCTCGCGGAAGCGCGAATTCTTCGGCAGCACAAGAGCCGTCTGGAGACCCGCATGCAAATTCTGGAGGACCACAACAAGCAGCTGGAGTCCCAGCTGCACCGGctgagagagctgctgctgcag CCTCCAACAGAATCAGATGGCAATGGTTCGGCAGCTTCTTCCTTGGCTTCATCCCCCCACCAGTCCGAGGGCAGCCAGGTGAAGGAGCAGGAGCACAACACCCCTGACACTGAAGCTGCAG ATGAGGTGGAGGCCAAAACACAGGATGTCAGCGTGTGCCTGGAGGACATCATGGAGAAGCTGCGGAGCGCCTTCCCCAACTCTCGAGGTACTCGAGTGAAGTCCCCCTCTCTGGCCTCTTACTGCTCCCTCAGATGA